From Endozoicomonas sp. 8E, the proteins below share one genomic window:
- a CDS encoding TatD family hydrolase — translation MKTARFLTMTHLFLLFVVSVILPFIAHSAEFTNLLSWTDGWSSSKAIEKRSETSEGISKLSFIGGSPPLHLSYDRKAVDKNIKTISELENNQLYIILNGQPGDLFNFCFRTPPAFSSGNLPYPPVIKKPLKDQGMPDIQNGGVRLVPLAPDSDRWQHEYSASWRLPKGNKSLVLSIENNENGWVLEPECSGIVSESTGLPSPSRSNIYGNITHGNKEASFVEIFFLSKQAVKNGPDYLNDKTRLNGPFSIPGAADIADNSQPFASSSGGGFGGSDDLDDLFKKRPGSGLAPLYSFEWVSELFSRMVLVPVPGTDRQTVKKQVWDNRIVLKIRQGWNEQRIIISQELWNRIREANLERSSELFLALSGNPHNPEAVFDHYLDTKPAQSLQPEDYSRYAKQEFILSPKQLRSVSVFPGHCPSVSGCSGGASQVEKEMADLSLKPPTNAQSQRGYGLHNQGSRSGRGSGGDDGPGGSPNTGLCQHCNKPAVASNKCLECQNRESELVEQEVTKGSPPVIRGDKKIPEPVAKGVDNSAAAHPRYQSSDTSKLNSVTMDSDAHREDVQNARHHSDAQGSEEGWQLVADSRARKGKKKKRSGFVGKSVVRYPPCAARHHNNPSSGAAQGQQALVDIGLKFRYDQNSTLTGLQLTDSDRGDGSTGSQLTPAKLTPAKKGAKVTLKPLLERPLYDTPLIDIGANLVGKNRFQNLPAVVADAVRSGVGTIILTGASIPISRQAQNEVMTWGKPFPASGRETDQATAIGDSSDAFRCSLYYTVGCHPHMAKDFLRDGGIPEMKKILKRDRKRCIAVGECGLDYDRNYSPVEDQKKAFRQQLALAVEMKKPLFLHERNAHDDFKEILVDYIEQLPAKKMACVHCFTGNSEALQDYIDLGCSIGITGWIAGSRNRDLVEALRTVGWDVLRNRLMIETDAPFLRPFRVMSRKDNPWTDGKKRVDNVPANLPYVVHALSVVLGVDAEEIAAATTRNAREIFSLFDDD, via the coding sequence ATGAAAACAGCAAGATTTCTCACTATGACTCATCTGTTTCTCTTGTTTGTAGTGTCTGTCATTTTGCCGTTTATTGCCCACAGTGCTGAATTTACCAACCTATTAAGCTGGACTGATGGGTGGAGTTCCTCCAAAGCCATTGAAAAAAGGAGTGAGACATCGGAAGGGATTAGCAAACTGTCATTTATAGGTGGCAGTCCGCCTCTCCATCTTAGTTATGATCGCAAGGCGGTTGACAAGAACATCAAGACAATTTCTGAACTGGAGAACAATCAGCTTTATATCATCCTCAATGGCCAACCAGGCGACTTGTTTAATTTTTGTTTCAGGACACCACCCGCATTTTCGTCGGGAAATTTACCTTACCCCCCGGTAATTAAAAAGCCTTTGAAGGACCAGGGTATGCCGGATATACAAAACGGGGGAGTGAGACTGGTTCCATTAGCGCCAGACAGTGATCGCTGGCAACATGAGTACTCGGCCAGTTGGCGCTTGCCGAAAGGTAATAAGTCGCTGGTTCTGTCCATTGAAAACAATGAGAATGGATGGGTCTTAGAGCCGGAATGTAGCGGTATAGTTTCAGAAAGCACAGGTTTACCGTCGCCTTCGAGAAGCAATATTTATGGCAATATTACTCACGGAAACAAAGAAGCATCATTTGTTGAAATTTTTTTCCTCAGCAAACAGGCTGTAAAAAATGGGCCTGATTATCTTAATGACAAAACTCGTTTAAATGGCCCTTTTTCAATACCCGGAGCCGCTGATATTGCCGATAACAGCCAGCCATTTGCAAGCTCTTCTGGTGGTGGTTTTGGCGGTAGTGATGATTTAGACGATTTATTCAAGAAAAGGCCGGGAAGCGGGTTGGCTCCACTTTACTCTTTTGAATGGGTGAGTGAACTGTTCAGCAGAATGGTGCTGGTGCCTGTCCCTGGCACTGACCGTCAGACGGTTAAAAAACAGGTCTGGGATAACCGGATTGTGCTCAAAATCAGGCAGGGTTGGAATGAGCAGAGGATTATAATTTCGCAGGAACTGTGGAACAGGATAAGGGAGGCAAATCTTGAACGGAGTTCAGAACTTTTTCTGGCATTGTCCGGCAATCCCCATAATCCGGAAGCTGTATTTGATCATTACCTGGACACTAAACCGGCACAATCGCTACAACCAGAAGACTACAGTCGCTATGCAAAGCAAGAGTTCATTCTAAGTCCTAAACAATTACGAAGTGTATCTGTTTTTCCGGGCCATTGCCCCTCTGTGAGCGGTTGCTCCGGAGGAGCCAGTCAGGTTGAGAAGGAAATGGCTGACCTTAGTCTGAAACCACCCACCAATGCCCAATCTCAAAGAGGTTATGGTCTGCACAATCAAGGCAGCCGCAGTGGAAGAGGGAGTGGAGGAGACGATGGGCCAGGAGGGTCACCCAACACTGGGTTATGCCAACATTGTAATAAACCTGCTGTCGCCTCCAATAAGTGTCTCGAATGCCAGAATCGAGAATCTGAACTCGTTGAGCAGGAAGTGACTAAAGGATCGCCTCCTGTAATAAGAGGAGATAAGAAAATACCAGAGCCTGTGGCAAAAGGTGTTGATAATTCAGCAGCGGCTCATCCTCGGTATCAGTCATCAGATACAAGCAAACTGAACTCTGTGACTATGGATTCTGACGCTCACAGGGAAGATGTACAAAATGCCAGGCATCATTCTGACGCACAGGGTTCGGAAGAAGGCTGGCAATTGGTCGCTGATTCACGAGCACGGAAAGGCAAAAAGAAAAAGCGCTCAGGTTTCGTGGGCAAGTCTGTTGTCAGGTATCCACCCTGTGCTGCCCGCCATCATAATAACCCAAGTTCGGGTGCAGCTCAGGGGCAGCAGGCTTTGGTTGATATAGGACTTAAGTTCCGATATGACCAGAACTCAACCCTGACCGGTTTGCAGCTGACTGATTCTGACAGAGGTGATGGTTCCACTGGTTCTCAGTTAACTCCTGCAAAGTTAACTCCTGCAAAAAAAGGGGCAAAAGTAACATTGAAACCTCTGTTGGAGAGACCCCTGTATGATACTCCGCTGATAGATATCGGTGCCAATCTGGTCGGGAAGAATAGGTTTCAAAACTTGCCTGCAGTTGTTGCTGACGCTGTCCGATCGGGGGTCGGCACTATAATTTTAACCGGTGCATCCATCCCAATATCCAGACAGGCCCAAAATGAGGTAATGACATGGGGGAAGCCCTTCCCTGCGTCAGGCAGAGAAACTGATCAGGCAACAGCTATTGGCGATTCCTCTGATGCCTTCCGATGTTCTTTATACTACACCGTGGGCTGTCATCCTCACATGGCCAAAGACTTCTTAAGAGATGGTGGCATCCCGGAAATGAAAAAAATACTTAAGAGGGATCGCAAACGCTGCATCGCAGTGGGTGAGTGCGGGCTTGATTACGATCGAAACTACTCGCCTGTGGAAGATCAGAAAAAAGCTTTTCGGCAACAGCTGGCACTGGCTGTAGAAATGAAAAAACCGTTGTTTTTGCATGAGCGTAACGCTCATGACGATTTCAAGGAAATTCTGGTGGATTATATTGAGCAACTGCCCGCGAAAAAAATGGCCTGCGTTCACTGTTTCACCGGCAATAGCGAGGCTCTGCAAGATTACATCGATCTGGGGTGCTCTATTGGAATTACCGGATGGATTGCTGGTAGCCGCAACAGAGATCTGGTGGAAGCATTGCGTACTGTTGGATGGGATGTTTTGAGGAACCGTCTGATGATTGAGACTGATGCACCATTTTTACGCCCTTTCCGGGTGATGTCCCGTAAAGATAATCCATGGACGGATGGTAAAAAAAGAGTTGATAATGTTCCCGCTAATCTGCCCTATGTGGTCCATGCACTGAGTGTAGTACTGGGTGTAGATGCTGAAGAGATTGCTGCTGCAACCACCCGTAACGCCAGGGAGATATTCTCTCTGTTTGATGATGATTGA
- a CDS encoding Bax inhibitor-1/YccA family protein codes for MERKSTVIASRPTQVGSGIEINSVLRNTYLLLGMTLLFSAFTAGVAMALEISRITALVLSLVGFGLIFVVNKTADSGKGLVAVFAFTGVLGAALGPMLNFYLALPNGPSLVMQALGGTAVVFFALSAYVLVTRKDFSFMGGFLMVGLIVAVIASIALIFFQIPAASMALSAAIVLLMSGFILFDTSRIIHGGETNYIRATVSLYLNIYNLFTALLSLLGMSDD; via the coding sequence ATGGAACGAAAATCTACCGTTATAGCGTCAAGGCCGACACAGGTTGGCAGCGGCATTGAGATCAACAGTGTTTTGCGCAACACCTACCTGTTGCTGGGTATGACACTGCTGTTCAGTGCTTTTACTGCAGGTGTGGCCATGGCGCTGGAAATCAGCCGTATCACTGCCCTGGTGCTGAGCCTGGTAGGTTTTGGTCTGATTTTCGTTGTTAATAAAACCGCTGACTCAGGCAAAGGTCTGGTGGCTGTTTTTGCTTTCACCGGCGTTCTGGGCGCAGCTCTTGGCCCTATGCTGAACTTCTATCTGGCTCTGCCTAATGGTCCTTCTCTGGTGATGCAGGCTCTGGGTGGAACAGCCGTCGTATTCTTTGCTCTGTCTGCCTATGTACTGGTTACCCGTAAGGACTTCTCATTCATGGGTGGTTTCCTGATGGTTGGCCTGATTGTGGCCGTTATTGCCAGTATCGCCCTGATCTTCTTCCAGATCCCGGCGGCATCCATGGCACTGTCTGCGGCTATTGTCCTGCTGATGTCCGGTTTTATCCTGTTTGATACCAGCCGTATCATCCATGGCGGCGAAACCAACTATATCCGCGCTACCGTCTCTCTGTATCTGAATATCTACAATCTGTTTACGGCTCTGCTTTCTCTGCTGGGCATGTCTGACGACTAA
- the tusD gene encoding sulfurtransferase complex subunit TusD has protein sequence MKYALAVYGASGTGQSSLTALSFARALLACGHEIIRVFFYQEGVHNASSLVSPPQDEVNLPEQWQKLITEQGIDAVVCIAAALRRGVVNTEEAERYELSGSNLREGYDLSGLGQLLEATIEADRLVTFGD, from the coding sequence ATGAAATACGCACTGGCTGTTTACGGTGCTTCCGGTACCGGGCAGTCTTCACTGACAGCACTTTCTTTTGCCAGGGCTCTGTTGGCTTGTGGCCATGAGATTATTCGGGTGTTTTTTTATCAGGAAGGTGTGCACAATGCTTCCAGCCTGGTTTCTCCGCCTCAGGATGAGGTGAATCTGCCGGAACAGTGGCAAAAGCTGATAACAGAGCAGGGTATTGATGCCGTTGTCTGCATCGCAGCGGCCCTTCGCAGAGGTGTGGTGAACACTGAAGAAGCTGAAAGGTACGAACTGTCGGGAAGCAATCTCAGAGAGGGTTATGATCTCTCGGGACTGGGCCAGTTACTTGAAGCGACGATTGAGGCCGATCGTCTGGTTACTTTTGGAGACTAA